The Geodermatophilaceae bacterium NBWT11 genome has a segment encoding these proteins:
- a CDS encoding peroxiredoxin: MSLSVGDTAPDFTLPDSDRQPFTLSEHRGSPVLVVFYPFAFSGICTGELCQLRDDLATYTDAGVTVVAVSCDPAPTLKAWKDEQGFDFPLLSDFWPHGEVAKAYDAFFDVAGMANRGTFLVDADGKIAFTEVNGPGDARAQTGWKDAVAALAS; the protein is encoded by the coding sequence ATGAGCCTCTCCGTCGGTGACACCGCCCCCGACTTCACGCTGCCCGACTCCGACCGCCAGCCCTTCACGCTGTCCGAGCACCGTGGCAGCCCGGTGCTCGTGGTCTTCTACCCGTTCGCCTTCTCCGGCATCTGCACCGGCGAGCTGTGCCAGCTGCGCGACGACCTCGCCACCTACACCGACGCCGGCGTCACCGTCGTCGCCGTCTCCTGCGACCCCGCTCCCACGCTCAAGGCGTGGAAGGACGAGCAGGGCTTCGACTTCCCGCTGCTCAGCGACTTCTGGCCGCACGGCGAGGTCGCCAAGGCCTACGACGCGTTCTTCGACGTCGCCGGCATGGCCAACCGCGGCACCTTCCTCGTCGACGCCGACGGGAAGATCGCCTTCACCGAGGTCAACGGCCCCGGCGACGCCCGCGCCCAGACCGGCTGGAAGGACGCCGTCGCCGCGCTGGCCTCCTGA
- a CDS encoding bifunctional RNase H/acid phosphatase, which produces MSRRLVIEADGGSRGNPGPAGYGALVKDADTGRLLAERAASVGRATNNVAEYGGLVAGLEAALGIDPTATVEVRMDSKLVVEQMSGRWQIKHPDMKKLAVQARDLARQLAQVRYTWIPRAQNSAADALANSAMDGKPVHRDLGTDAVAVEEPAAPAGPPPPVVTTTTLLLRHGRTAHTPERRFSGSSDLDLSDLGRADAAAAAQAMVGRGIEAIVSSPLKRCRQTAGAVAEVLDTGIEVDRDLRELDFGGWEGMTGTEALAANPLAFRRWRTALDVRPPGGESIVDVSTRVAAARARILERHAGKTVLIVSHVTPIKLMLAAGLGVGDEVVYKVFLEAASLSTVTWGTDGSSSVRLVNDTSHLA; this is translated from the coding sequence GTGAGCCGCCGTCTCGTCATCGAGGCAGACGGCGGGTCCCGGGGCAACCCCGGTCCGGCCGGCTACGGCGCCCTGGTGAAGGACGCCGACACCGGGCGGCTGCTGGCCGAGCGGGCCGCGTCGGTCGGCCGCGCCACCAACAACGTGGCCGAGTACGGCGGTCTGGTCGCGGGGCTCGAGGCCGCGTTGGGCATCGACCCGACCGCGACCGTCGAGGTGCGGATGGACTCCAAGCTCGTCGTCGAGCAGATGTCGGGCCGCTGGCAGATCAAGCACCCGGACATGAAGAAGCTGGCCGTCCAGGCCCGCGACCTGGCCCGGCAGCTCGCCCAGGTGCGCTACACCTGGATCCCGCGCGCGCAGAACTCCGCCGCCGACGCGTTGGCGAACTCCGCGATGGACGGCAAGCCGGTGCACCGCGACCTCGGGACCGACGCGGTCGCCGTCGAGGAGCCCGCGGCCCCGGCCGGCCCCCCGCCGCCGGTGGTCACCACCACCACGCTGCTGCTGCGGCACGGCCGGACGGCGCACACCCCCGAGCGTCGGTTCAGTGGCAGCAGCGACCTGGACCTGTCGGACCTGGGCCGGGCCGATGCCGCCGCCGCCGCGCAGGCGATGGTGGGTCGCGGCATCGAGGCGATCGTGTCCTCCCCGCTCAAGCGCTGCCGGCAGACCGCCGGCGCCGTCGCCGAGGTGCTCGACACGGGCATCGAGGTCGACCGCGACCTGCGCGAGCTGGACTTCGGTGGCTGGGAGGGGATGACCGGCACCGAGGCGCTGGCGGCCAACCCGCTGGCCTTCCGGCGCTGGCGCACCGCGCTCGACGTCCGCCCGCCCGGTGGGGAGTCGATCGTCGACGTGTCCACCCGGGTCGCCGCGGCCCGCGCCCGCATCCTCGAGCGGCACGCCGGGAAGACCGTGCTGATCGTCAGCCACGTGACGCCGATCAAGCTGATGCTCGCCGCCGGCCTGGGCGTGGGCGACGAGGTCGTCTACAAGGTCTTCCTGGAGGCCGCGTCGCTCTCCACGGTCACGTGGGGCACCGACGGTTCGTCGTCCGTCCGCCTGGTCAACGACACGTCGCACCTGGCCTGA
- a CDS encoding amino acid ABC transporter ATP-binding protein encodes MLDVRGVVKAFGDNVVLRGVDLAVGEHQVVALIGGSGSGKSTLLRCTSLLETVDDGQVLLDGEDVTDPRVDADAVRRRLGVVFQAFNLFPHMTVLDNVTLAPVRVHGRSKADAREEALGLLERIGLADKAGEYPDRLSGGQQQRVAIARALAVRPRVLLLDEITSALDPELVGEVLRVVREVAAQGMTIVMATHEMGFAKQVADTVCFLSDGVVLESGPPEQVLGEPVEARTRQFLSRVIDAGRL; translated from the coding sequence GTGCTGGACGTGCGGGGCGTCGTGAAGGCGTTCGGGGACAACGTGGTGCTCCGCGGGGTGGACCTCGCCGTCGGCGAGCACCAGGTGGTCGCGCTGATCGGCGGTTCGGGGTCGGGCAAGTCGACCCTGCTGCGCTGCACGTCGCTGCTGGAGACCGTGGACGACGGTCAGGTGCTGCTCGACGGCGAGGACGTCACCGACCCCCGGGTGGACGCCGACGCGGTCCGCCGGCGCCTGGGCGTGGTGTTCCAGGCGTTCAACCTGTTCCCGCACATGACCGTGCTGGACAACGTGACCCTGGCCCCGGTGCGCGTGCACGGCCGCTCCAAGGCCGACGCCCGCGAGGAGGCACTCGGCCTGCTGGAGCGGATCGGGCTGGCCGACAAGGCCGGGGAGTACCCCGACCGGCTCTCCGGCGGTCAGCAGCAGCGGGTGGCCATCGCCCGGGCCCTGGCGGTGCGCCCCCGGGTGCTGCTGCTGGACGAGATCACCTCGGCGCTGGACCCCGAGCTGGTCGGTGAGGTGCTGCGGGTGGTCCGCGAGGTCGCCGCGCAGGGCATGACCATCGTGATGGCCACCCACGAGATGGGCTTCGCCAAGCAGGTCGCCGACACGGTGTGCTTCCTGTCCGACGGCGTCGTCCTGGAGTCCGGCCCGCCGGAGCAGGTGCTCGGCGAGCCGGTCGAGGCCCGCACCCGCCAGTTCCTCTCCCGCGTCATCGACGCCGGCCGCCTCTGA
- a CDS encoding ABC transporter ATP-binding protein, whose translation MVAPPAETGGWLRRLTGYCLRHRGDLVGAFAAALLGSVIAAGVPLVVRAVVDDVVAGGTGSVAAYVWLLVAAGAVRFGAGFVRRFLAGRLSLDVQYDMRNDVATALSRLDGPAQDRLQTGQVVSRSISDVTLVQGLLAFLPNLAGNALLFVASIVVMAWLSPLLTLVALAVGPALWWLALRSRRDLFPANWAAQQQAGAVAGDVEAAVTGVRVVKGFGQEDRELDRLDGATRRLFGARMRVVRFTSRYNPAQQAVPALGQVGVLGFGGWLALEGQISLGTFLAFATYLAALVSPVRQLAAVLVIGQQARAGVERVLEIVDTRPVLTSGTAPVPAGPLSVELDDVTFAFGDGDPVLSGVSLAVRPGETLALVGTAGSGKSSVVTLLPRFYDPTGGTVRVGGVDVRELDTEALRGALGVVFEDSFLFSDTVRANIAFGRPDATDAEVQAAARAAQADGFIAELPLGYDSVVGEQGLTLSGGQRQRVALARALLTDPRVLVLDDATSAVDAAVEARIHTALRTGAHGSASRTTLLVAHRGSTLALADRVAVLDAGRVVDVGTAAELELRCPLYRLLLSGRTEGGEPEPEAVPTGTDPAAWPDVAEDVTAREVQGPADSIGGRGSAQAAAAPTPGLRALVAALPPTDDDPEVPAERARAADPGFTLGSLLKPFRWVLAVALLLTGADAVAQIAVPALVRSGIDDGVSGGSLSALLVITGIALAVVLADWAVTIGSTWLTGRTGERLLYTLRVKTFAQLQRLGLDYYERELGGRIMTRMTTDVDALSAFLQTGLTTAVVSVLTLVGVLVALVLLDGELALVLVATLPVLLVTTIWFRARSVPAYTEARERVSAVNARLQEDVAGVRVTQASVRTDLSLAVFRERAKAYRDVRLRAQRYIATYFPFVEFLSEIAVAAVLVVGAARLSSGTITAGVLVAFLLYVGTFFSPVQSLSQVFDSYQQAAVGLRRLRDLLRTPTSTPAAADPRPVGRLRGEVRLDGVTFAYAGADTPALRDVSLTIAPGETVALVGETGAGKSTVVKLIARFYDPTAGSVRVDGEDLRELDLLGYRARLGVVPQEAYLFEGTVRDAVAYGRPGATDAEVEAAARAVGAHAMVAALPQGYRTRVGERGRSLSAGQRQLLALARAELVDPDVLLFDEATASLDLATEAAVNRAADALAQRRTTVVVAHRLTTAARADRVVVLDHGRVVQVGPHAELVGVEGPYAVLWAAFSASEDDDPLMD comes from the coding sequence ATCGTCGCCCCTCCCGCCGAGACCGGGGGCTGGCTGCGCCGGCTCACCGGCTACTGCCTGCGCCACCGGGGCGACCTGGTCGGTGCCTTCGCTGCCGCGCTGCTCGGCTCGGTCATCGCCGCCGGGGTGCCGCTGGTGGTCCGCGCCGTCGTCGACGACGTGGTCGCCGGGGGCACCGGGTCGGTCGCGGCCTACGTCTGGCTGCTCGTCGCGGCCGGTGCGGTGCGCTTCGGCGCCGGGTTCGTGCGCCGCTTCCTGGCCGGGCGGCTGAGCCTGGACGTGCAGTACGACATGCGCAACGACGTCGCGACGGCGCTGTCCCGCCTCGACGGCCCGGCCCAGGACCGGCTGCAGACCGGGCAGGTGGTCAGCCGGTCGATCTCCGACGTGACCCTGGTCCAGGGCCTGCTCGCCTTCCTGCCCAACCTGGCCGGCAACGCGCTGCTCTTCGTCGCCTCGATCGTGGTCATGGCCTGGCTGTCCCCGCTGCTCACCCTGGTCGCCCTCGCCGTGGGCCCGGCGCTGTGGTGGCTGGCGCTGCGCTCGCGCCGCGACCTCTTCCCGGCCAACTGGGCCGCCCAGCAGCAGGCCGGGGCGGTCGCCGGGGACGTCGAGGCCGCGGTCACCGGTGTGCGGGTGGTCAAGGGCTTCGGCCAGGAGGACCGCGAGCTCGACCGGCTCGACGGTGCCACCCGGCGGCTCTTCGGCGCCCGGATGCGGGTCGTCCGGTTCACCTCCCGCTACAACCCGGCGCAGCAGGCGGTGCCCGCGCTGGGTCAGGTCGGCGTCCTGGGGTTCGGCGGCTGGCTGGCGCTGGAGGGCCAGATCAGCCTGGGCACCTTCCTGGCCTTCGCCACCTACCTCGCCGCGCTGGTCTCCCCGGTCCGCCAGCTCGCCGCCGTCCTGGTCATCGGCCAGCAGGCCCGGGCCGGCGTCGAGCGGGTGCTGGAGATCGTCGACACCCGCCCCGTGCTCACCTCGGGCACCGCACCGGTGCCGGCCGGCCCGTTGTCGGTCGAGCTCGACGACGTCACGTTCGCCTTCGGGGACGGCGACCCGGTGCTGTCGGGGGTGTCGCTGGCCGTCCGGCCGGGGGAGACCCTGGCGCTGGTCGGCACCGCGGGCTCGGGCAAGTCCAGCGTGGTCACGCTGCTGCCCCGGTTCTACGACCCGACCGGCGGCACGGTGCGGGTGGGCGGGGTCGACGTCCGGGAGCTGGACACCGAGGCGTTGCGTGGGGCGCTCGGCGTGGTGTTCGAGGACAGCTTCCTGTTCTCCGACACCGTCCGCGCCAACATCGCCTTCGGTCGGCCCGACGCCACCGACGCCGAGGTGCAGGCCGCGGCCCGGGCCGCCCAGGCCGACGGGTTCATCGCCGAGCTGCCGCTGGGCTACGACAGCGTGGTCGGCGAGCAGGGGCTCACGCTGTCCGGCGGGCAGCGCCAGCGCGTGGCCCTGGCCCGGGCCCTGCTCACCGACCCGCGGGTGCTGGTGCTCGACGACGCCACCTCCGCCGTCGACGCCGCGGTCGAGGCCCGCATCCACACCGCGCTGCGCACCGGCGCGCACGGCTCGGCCAGCCGCACCACGCTGCTGGTCGCCCACCGTGGGTCCACCCTCGCGCTGGCCGACCGGGTCGCGGTGCTCGATGCCGGCCGGGTGGTCGACGTCGGCACGGCGGCCGAGCTCGAGCTGCGCTGCCCGCTGTACCGGCTGCTGCTGTCCGGGCGCACCGAGGGCGGCGAGCCCGAACCCGAGGCCGTCCCCACCGGCACCGACCCGGCGGCCTGGCCCGACGTCGCCGAGGACGTCACGGCCCGGGAGGTGCAGGGCCCGGCGGACTCCATCGGCGGACGCGGCTCGGCCCAGGCGGCCGCGGCGCCGACGCCGGGCCTGCGGGCCCTGGTCGCCGCACTGCCGCCCACCGACGACGACCCCGAGGTGCCGGCCGAGCGGGCCCGCGCCGCGGACCCCGGTTTCACCCTGGGCAGCCTGCTCAAGCCCTTCCGCTGGGTGCTTGCGGTGGCCCTGCTGCTCACCGGGGCCGACGCGGTCGCCCAGATCGCGGTGCCGGCCCTGGTCCGCAGCGGCATCGACGACGGGGTCTCCGGCGGGTCGCTGAGCGCGCTGCTGGTGATCACCGGCATCGCGCTGGCCGTCGTGCTGGCCGACTGGGCGGTGACGATCGGCTCCACCTGGCTGACCGGCCGCACCGGTGAGCGGCTGCTCTACACGCTGCGGGTCAAGACCTTCGCCCAGCTCCAGCGGCTGGGGCTGGACTACTACGAGCGCGAGCTCGGCGGCCGGATCATGACCCGGATGACCACCGACGTCGACGCGTTGTCGGCGTTCCTGCAGACCGGGTTGACCACCGCGGTGGTCAGCGTGCTGACCCTGGTCGGGGTGCTGGTCGCCCTGGTGCTCCTGGACGGCGAGCTCGCCCTGGTGCTGGTGGCCACCCTGCCGGTGCTCCTGGTGACCACGATCTGGTTCCGCGCGCGCTCGGTGCCGGCCTACACCGAGGCCCGGGAGCGGGTCAGCGCCGTCAACGCACGGCTGCAGGAAGACGTCGCGGGCGTCCGGGTCACCCAGGCCTCGGTGCGCACCGACCTCTCGCTGGCGGTCTTCCGGGAACGGGCGAAGGCCTACCGTGACGTGCGGCTGCGGGCCCAGCGCTACATCGCCACCTACTTCCCGTTCGTTGAGTTCCTCTCCGAGATCGCCGTCGCCGCGGTGCTCGTGGTGGGTGCGGCCCGGCTGTCGTCGGGGACGATCACCGCCGGCGTCCTGGTGGCCTTCCTGCTCTACGTGGGCACGTTCTTCTCACCCGTCCAGTCGCTGTCCCAGGTCTTCGACAGCTACCAGCAGGCAGCCGTGGGCCTCCGCCGGTTGCGCGACCTGCTGCGCACCCCGACGTCCACCCCGGCCGCCGCCGACCCCCGCCCGGTCGGCCGGCTGCGCGGTGAGGTCCGCCTCGACGGCGTCACGTTCGCCTACGCCGGGGCCGACACCCCGGCACTGCGCGACGTCTCGCTGACCATCGCACCGGGGGAGACCGTCGCGCTGGTGGGGGAGACCGGGGCCGGCAAGTCCACCGTGGTCAAGCTGATCGCCCGCTTCTACGACCCCACCGCGGGCAGCGTCCGGGTCGACGGCGAGGACCTCCGCGAGCTGGACCTGCTCGGCTACCGGGCACGGCTGGGGGTGGTGCCCCAGGAGGCGTACCTCTTCGAGGGGACGGTCCGGGACGCCGTGGCCTACGGCCGACCCGGGGCGACCGACGCCGAGGTCGAGGCCGCCGCCCGCGCCGTCGGGGCGCACGCGATGGTCGCCGCCCTGCCGCAGGGCTACCGCACCCGGGTGGGCGAGCGGGGCCGGTCGCTGTCGGCCGGCCAGCGCCAGCTGCTGGCCCTGGCCCGGGCCGAGCTGGTCGACCCCGACGTGCTGCTGTTCGACGAGGCCACCGCGTCGCTGGACCTGGCCACCGAGGCCGCGGTCAACCGGGCTGCCGACGCGCTGGCCCAACGGCGCACCACCGTCGTGGTCGCCCACCGCCTGACCACCGCGGCCCGCGCCGACCGGGTCGTGGTCCTCGACCACGGCCGGGTCGTGCAGGTCGGCCCGCACGCCGAGCTGGTGGGGGTGGAGGGCCCGTACGCGGTGCTCTGGGCCGCCTTCTCCGCCAGCGAGGACGACGACCCGTTGATGGACTGA
- a CDS encoding Nif3-like dinuclear metal center hexameric protein, with translation MTTARREPAESHPTPGRADRHVMTSRAQLAHLQSGPVALPAHEGAHSDPLATVRELPLPGAPLSEVVAALDARYDPALAESWDAVGLVCGDPAEAVHSVLFAVDPTDAVVDEAIEAGVDLVVTHHPLLLTPVHGVPADDPKGRIVHRLIRAGIGLFVAHTNADRAADHGVNDALASALGVANAVPLESVAAPLTDTLVVFAPVEEGDRLVDALSAAGAGVIGDYTRCAWQTTGTGTFIPGNETNPAIGTHGTLERVPETRLEMVVPRAARAEVLRALHEWHPYEDPGYAVFENSSTPTRAGLGRVGELTHPITLREFAERAAAVLPATAAGVRVAGDPDRVIRTVALCGGSGGSLIDTARAAGADVFLTSDLKHHPVVDAGEVSGPALVEVAHYATEYPWLPVAADVLYRDLGARVEVTVSRRRTDPWTMHVSQQVAEVPAPGVYAASDTAD, from the coding sequence ATGACCACCGCCCGCCGTGAACCCGCTGAGAGCCACCCCACCCCGGGGAGGGCAGACCGACACGTCATGACGAGCCGAGCCCAGCTCGCTCACCTACAGTCCGGTCCTGTGGCACTCCCGGCGCACGAAGGCGCGCACTCCGACCCGTTGGCGACGGTCCGTGAGCTCCCGCTCCCGGGCGCGCCGCTGAGCGAGGTGGTCGCGGCGCTGGACGCGCGGTACGACCCGGCCCTGGCCGAGAGCTGGGACGCCGTCGGCCTGGTCTGCGGCGACCCCGCCGAGGCCGTCCACTCGGTGCTCTTCGCCGTCGACCCGACCGACGCGGTCGTGGACGAGGCCATCGAGGCCGGGGTCGACCTGGTCGTCACCCACCACCCGCTGTTGCTGACCCCGGTGCACGGTGTGCCCGCTGACGACCCCAAGGGCCGCATCGTCCACCGGCTCATCCGGGCTGGGATCGGGCTCTTCGTCGCCCACACCAACGCCGACCGGGCCGCCGACCACGGCGTCAACGACGCGCTGGCCTCCGCCCTGGGCGTGGCCAACGCCGTCCCGCTGGAGTCGGTCGCCGCGCCGCTGACCGACACCCTGGTGGTGTTCGCCCCCGTCGAGGAGGGCGACCGGCTCGTCGACGCGCTCTCCGCGGCCGGCGCCGGCGTGATCGGCGACTACACGCGGTGCGCCTGGCAGACCACCGGCACCGGGACCTTCATCCCCGGCAACGAGACCAACCCGGCGATCGGCACGCACGGCACCCTCGAGCGCGTCCCGGAGACCCGGCTGGAGATGGTCGTGCCCCGTGCGGCCCGCGCCGAGGTGCTGCGCGCCCTGCACGAGTGGCACCCCTACGAGGACCCGGGCTACGCGGTCTTCGAGAACTCCTCCACCCCCACCCGGGCGGGCCTGGGCCGGGTCGGCGAGCTGACCCACCCGATCACGCTGCGCGAGTTCGCCGAGCGGGCCGCCGCCGTGCTCCCCGCCACCGCCGCAGGCGTGCGGGTCGCCGGTGACCCCGACCGGGTCATCCGCACCGTGGCCCTCTGCGGGGGCAGCGGCGGGTCGCTCATCGACACCGCGCGGGCCGCCGGCGCCGACGTCTTCCTCACCAGCGACCTCAAGCACCACCCGGTCGTCGACGCCGGCGAGGTGTCGGGCCCGGCCCTGGTCGAGGTCGCGCACTACGCGACGGAGTACCCGTGGCTGCCGGTCGCCGCCGACGTCCTGTACCGGGACCTCGGCGCCCGCGTCGAGGTCACGGTCTCCCGGCGGCGCACCGACCCGTGGACGATGCACGTGTCCCAGCAGGTCGCCGAGGTGCCGGCTCCCGGCGTCTACGCCGCCTCCGACACCGCCGACTGA
- a CDS encoding FUSC family protein — MADRGLHAPAWLEELVRTSSPAVPWRDVVRFAVTIPGPLVLVLLLGGLSDPALLGAGVFGTTGALATTLAPQAGPLRTKLRRIVAAVGFGAVGLLAGEFASGEGWQPLVVIGVLSALAALISSIDAALSLGALQLLVYTALSSGLVTTLSPGVEIGFFLLGAVWATLPVLVQARTEQTDPDRGAVGAVFTALGDLLAAVGTPRTDDARRTLTEALNTGYDRVIHSRSTSAGRSRELAELAGLLNAAAPLVEGAVASARAGVAADPADVTATHALAAAVGTRRPLVGEQPPALEEGPTTRRAVRHAVRLVWRVVGDPEERARAAVDRQHLGWRVRAHDLADRTYGNADSRAFVVRLTLCMVVAEAARQLLPIERPYWVLLTVAIVLKPDFGSVFTRAVQRGVGTVLGVLLGSALLAVLPGREWVLVAMAVSAAVLPWARNANFGLFSVFLTPLVLMLLDLAAPSSSGLVGARLVDTLIGCAIVLVFGYLLWPGTWQAPLDDALRGAATALDRFVAAAFGDTPEATRRARRASYRALTELQTQLQRRLAEPPPISTRAAAWYPVIVQLERTSDAVTEAVIAMRAGAEIPPKGQVDVLRRSIRELSDDLRLHLFPDDAEIHADGVLEPVAREVDSARRLIRQTTPAHRD, encoded by the coding sequence GTGGCGGACAGGGGGTTGCACGCGCCGGCCTGGCTGGAGGAGCTGGTGCGCACCAGCAGCCCCGCCGTCCCCTGGCGCGACGTCGTCCGGTTCGCCGTCACGATCCCCGGGCCGCTTGTCCTCGTGCTCCTGCTCGGTGGGCTGAGCGACCCCGCCCTGCTCGGCGCGGGCGTCTTCGGCACCACGGGGGCGCTGGCCACGACGCTGGCCCCCCAGGCCGGTCCGCTGCGCACGAAGCTGCGCCGGATCGTGGCGGCCGTCGGGTTCGGGGCGGTCGGGCTGCTGGCCGGGGAGTTCGCCTCCGGCGAGGGCTGGCAGCCGCTCGTGGTGATCGGGGTGCTCTCGGCGCTGGCTGCGCTGATCAGCTCGATCGACGCCGCGCTGAGCCTGGGGGCCCTGCAGCTGCTGGTCTACACGGCGCTGTCCTCGGGGCTGGTGACCACGCTGTCGCCCGGGGTGGAGATCGGGTTCTTCCTGCTGGGTGCGGTCTGGGCGACCCTGCCGGTGCTGGTCCAGGCCCGCACCGAGCAGACCGACCCCGACCGGGGCGCGGTCGGGGCGGTGTTCACCGCCTTGGGCGACCTGCTGGCTGCGGTCGGCACCCCCCGCACCGACGACGCCCGACGCACGCTCACCGAGGCGCTGAACACCGGCTACGACCGGGTGATCCACAGCCGGAGCACGTCGGCGGGGCGCAGCCGGGAGCTGGCCGAGCTCGCCGGGCTGCTGAACGCCGCGGCCCCCCTGGTCGAGGGCGCGGTGGCCTCGGCGCGCGCCGGGGTGGCCGCCGACCCGGCGGACGTGACGGCCACGCACGCCCTGGCCGCGGCGGTCGGCACCCGCCGTCCACTGGTCGGGGAGCAGCCCCCGGCACTGGAGGAGGGCCCCACGACGCGGCGCGCGGTGCGGCACGCGGTGCGGTTGGTGTGGCGGGTGGTGGGAGACCCGGAGGAGCGGGCCCGGGCGGCCGTCGACCGGCAGCACCTGGGCTGGCGGGTGCGGGCGCACGACCTGGCCGACCGGACCTACGGCAACGCCGACTCGAGGGCCTTCGTCGTCCGGCTGACGCTGTGCATGGTGGTGGCGGAGGCCGCACGCCAGCTGCTGCCGATCGAACGGCCGTACTGGGTGCTGCTGACCGTGGCGATCGTGCTGAAGCCGGACTTCGGGTCGGTCTTCACCCGGGCGGTGCAGCGCGGGGTGGGCACGGTCCTGGGTGTGCTGCTGGGATCGGCGCTGCTGGCGGTGCTGCCCGGCCGGGAGTGGGTGCTGGTGGCCATGGCGGTCTCGGCGGCGGTGCTGCCGTGGGCGCGCAACGCCAACTTCGGCCTGTTCTCGGTCTTCCTGACCCCGTTGGTGCTGATGCTGCTGGACCTGGCGGCGCCGAGCAGCTCGGGTCTGGTGGGCGCCCGGCTGGTGGACACCCTGATCGGCTGCGCGATCGTGCTGGTGTTCGGCTACCTGCTGTGGCCCGGCACGTGGCAGGCCCCGCTGGACGACGCCCTGCGGGGCGCGGCGACGGCGTTGGACCGCTTCGTCGCGGCGGCGTTCGGGGACACCCCGGAGGCGACCCGGCGCGCCCGCCGGGCCAGTTACCGGGCGCTGACCGAGCTGCAGACCCAGCTGCAGCGCCGGTTGGCCGAGCCGCCGCCGATCAGCACCCGGGCCGCGGCCTGGTACCCGGTGATCGTGCAGCTGGAGCGCACCTCGGACGCGGTGACCGAGGCGGTGATCGCGATGCGCGCCGGCGCCGAGATCCCCCCGAAGGGCCAGGTCGACGTCCTCCGCCGCTCCATCCGCGAGCTCTCCGACGACCTCCGCCTCCACCTCTTCCCCGACGACGCCGAGATCCACGCCGACGGAGTCCTGGAACCCGTGGCCAGAGAAGTCGACAGCGCCCGCAGGCTGATCCGCCAGACCACCCCAGCCCATCGCGACTAA